A window of the Chaetodon trifascialis isolate fChaTrf1 chromosome 9, fChaTrf1.hap1, whole genome shotgun sequence genome harbors these coding sequences:
- the jam3a gene encoding junctional adhesion molecule 3B, with protein MAIARLVACFFLYTSLGHIPSSLGVILRTTDKIVWANEFEPIELTCLIESISTNNPRIEWKKIKNGVPSYVYFQNKIAGDLEHRAQLREPANILIFNTTRSDTAEYRCEVAAIDDQRDFDEILISLAVRVKPVVPRCSVPEAVTVGTSTELRCLENEGFPAPQYRWFHNNEELPQDPKNSPKLVNSSYSINPDTGGLKFRRVRKEDAGEYYCQAKNDAGHAQCPAQMMEVYDVDILGIFLKTFGAVIVFFCLAACICHSLKRGCFHKKGHSENNYNWPAQTEGVDYGDADEGHFRHKSSFII; from the exons ATGGCGATTGCGCGACTCGTGGCTTGTTTTTTCCTGTACACCAGCCTCG gtcaCATTCCATCATCTCTCGGGGTAATCCTCCGAACCACGGACAAGATTGTGTGGGCAAATGAGTTTGAGC CCATCGAACTGACCTGTTTAATAGAGTCCATCTCAACAAACAACCCGAGGATTGAATGGAAAAAGATTAAGAACGGCGTCCCCAGTTATGTGTACTTTCAGAACAAGATAGCAG GGGACTTGGAGCACAGAGCTCAGCTCAGAGAGCCGGCCAACATCCTGATCTTCAACACCACCCGGTCAGACACCGCAGAGTACCGCTGCGAGGTGGCCGCCATCGATGATCAGAGGGACTTTGATGAGATTCTTATTAGTCTTGCCGTGAGAG tgaAACCTGTGGTACCACGGTGCAGCGTGCCAGAGGCCGTCACAGTGGGAACATCCACTGAGCTGCGATGTCTGGAGAACGAGGGCTTCCCTGCTCCTCAGTACCGCTGGTTCCACAACAACGAGGAGCTTCCTCAGGACCCCAAAAACAGCCCGAAGTTGGTCAACTCGTCCTACAGCATCAACCCCGACACGGGAGGCCtg AAATTTCGAAGAGTGAGGAAGGAGGACGCAGGGGAGTACTACTGCCAGGCAAAGAACGATGCAGGACATGCACAGTGTCCCGCGCAAATGATGGAAGTCT ATGACGTCGACATCCTTGGGATTTTCCTCAAAACGTTCGGTGCCGTGATTGTGTTCTTCTGTTTGGCTGCCTGCATTTGTCATTCCCTTAAACGCGGATGCTTCCACAAAAAAGgtcacagtgaaaacaa ctaCAATTGGCCAGCGCAGACTGAGGGCGTGGACTATGGCGATGCGGATGAG ggCCATTTTCGCCACAAGTCTTCGTTCATCATTTGA